The Pseudomonas fluorescens genome segment GGGACTTGCTTGCATTACCCGCCGTCTGTCGGCCTCTCCTGTTATCGATGTTAAAAAAGTACAGGTAACAGGTCAGAAGAAGCCAAGACAGATCGCAGCGCTGGGTTTACTGTATTCGCCCTGCGCCAAAGTAATCGTGTCGACGCAGTTGCCCCCTCGCCCAAACATGGCGGGGAGGTCTTTTCAGTGTTCAAAAGGCCGTTCAAGTAAAAAGGAAAACCGCAGCGATGGCGTACTACCGCACTCCTCATGACGTTACCGCTCTGCCTGCCTGGCAAGCGTTGAAAGATCACCGCCAAGCCATGCAGGATTTCAGCATGCGCGAAGCCTTCAACGCCGATCCGCAGCGCTTCAATCAGTTCACTCTCAGCAGCTGCGGACTGTTTCTCGACTATTCGAAGAATCTGATCAACGCCGAGACCCGCAACCTGCTGGTGGGTCTGGCCAATGAAGTCGATCTCAAGGGCGCGATCAAGGCCCTGTTCGACGGCGAAATCGTCAACTCCTCCGAAGGCCGCCCGGCGCTGCACACCGCCCTGCGTCGCCCGGTCGGCGACAAGCTGTCGGTCAACGGCGTCAACGTGATGCCTGAAGTACACAAGGTGCTGAACCAGATCACCGATCTCGTGGGCCGCATCCACGACGGTCTGTGGCGTGGTTACACCGAGAAGCCGATCACCGACGTGGTGAACATCGGCATCGGTGGCTCGTTCCTTGGCCCCGAGCTGGTCTCCGAGGCCCTGCTGTCCTACGCCCAGAAAGGCGTACGTTGCCATTACCTGGCGAACATCGACGGCAGCGAATTCCACGAGCTGACGCAAAAACTGCGCGCCGAGACCACGCTGTTCATCGTTTCGTCGAAGTCGTTCAACACCCTCGAAACCCTGAAAAATGCCCAGGCCGCTCGCGCCTGGTACCTGGCCCAGGGTGGTTCGGAGGCCGAACTGTATCGCCACTTCATCGCCGTCTCGAGCAACAACGCGGCAGCCGTGGCCTTCGGTATCCGTGAAGAGAACATCTTCCCGATGTGGGACTGGGTCGGCGGTCGTTATTCGCTGTGGTCGGCCATCGGCCTGCCAATCGCCCTGGCCATCGGCATGTCCAACTTCAAGGAACTGCTGTCCGGTGCCTACACCATGGACCAGCACTTCCAGAGCGCGCCGTTCGAACAGAACATGCCGGTGCTGCTGGCCCTGCTCGGCGTGTGGTACGGCAACTTCTGGGGCGCGCAAAGCCACGCGATCCTGCCGTACGACCACTACCTGCGTAACATCACCAAGCACTTGCAACAGCTGGACATGGAATCCAACGGCAAGAGCGTGCGCCAGGACGGCACCGCAGTGTCGACCGATACCGGCCCGGTGATCTGGGGCGGCGTCGGCTGCAACGGTCAGCACGCTTACCACCAGCTGCTGCACCAGGGCACCCAACTGATCCCGGCCGACTTCATCGTGCCAATCGTCAGCTTCAACCCGGTCTCCGACCACCACCAGTGGCTGTACGCCAACTGCCTGTCGCAGAGCCAGGCGCTGATGCTCGGCAAGACCCTGCCGGAAGCCGAAGCGGAACTGCGCGACAAGGGCATGAGCGAAGACCAGGTGCAGAAACTGGCACCGCACAAGGTGATCCCGGGCAATCGTCCGAGCAACACCCTGGTGGTCGAGCGCATCAGCCCGCGTCGTCTCGGCGCACTGGTGGCGATGTACGAACACAAAGTCTTCGTGCAAAGCGTGGTCTGGGGCATCAACGCCTTCGACCAGTGGGGCGTGGAACTGGGCAAGGAACTGGGCAAGGGCGTCTACAACCGTCTGGTCGGCAGCGAAGAAACCGCCGCTGAAGACGCGTCCACCCAAGGCCTGATCAACTACTTCCGCGGCCGTCACCGCGGCTGATCCAGCCCTGAACACACCCCCTCTCCATGAGGGGGTGTTTGTTTACAGGTATTGAACCCTCCCCGCTCTCGGCGCATCTTTATCCTTGTCGCACAACAAGAATAAGGAACCGTCATGTTCGATATCAGCACGTTCCCCAAAGCCGATGCCGTCCGCCGGGCAGCCCAGTTGAGTCAGGACGACTACCAGCGCCTGTACCGCGAATCCATTGAACACCCCAGCACCTTCTGGGCCGAACAGGCCACCCGCTTCCTCGACTGGAGCACACCGTGGCAGACCGTCCAGCGCTATGACCTGAAGACCGGCCAAGCCGCCTGGTTTGCCGGTGGCAAGCTGAACGTCAGCTACAACTGCATCGACCGTCATCTGGAAAAGCGTGGCGATCAGACCGCCATCCTCTGGGAAGGCGACGATCCCGCCGAATCCACGCAAATCACCTACAGCAAACTCCATCACCACGTCTGCCGCCTGGCCAACGTGCTGAAAAGCCGTGGCGTGAAGAAAGGCGACCGGGTGTGCATCTACATGCCGATGATTCCCGAAGCGGCCTACGCCATGCTGGCCTGCGCGCGGATCGGTGCGATTCACTCGGTGGTGTTTGGCGGTTTTTCACCGGACTCGTTACGCGACCGCATTCTCGACGCCGACTGCCGCACCGTGATCACCGCCGATGAAGGCGTGCGCGGTGGCAAATTCGTGCCGTTGAAACACAATGTCGACAAGGCCCTGCAGAGTTGCCCGAATGTCGGCACCGTCGTGGTGGTCGAGCGCACACAGAACAAAGTCAACTGGGTCGAAGGTCGCGACCTCTGGTATCACCAGGCCGTGCGTGACGTCAGCGACGATTGTCCGCCGGAACCGATGGACGCCGAAGATCCGCTGTTCATCCTCTACACCTCCGGCAGTACCGGCAAACCCAAGGGCGTGCTGCACACCACCGGCGGTTACCTGTTGCAGGCGGCGATGACCTTCAAGTACGTGCTCGACTACCGCGACGGCGAAGTGTTCTGGTGCACCGCCGACGTCGGCTGGGTCACCGGCCACAGTTACATCGTCTATGGCCCGCTGGCCAACGGCGCGACCACCCTGATCTTCGAAGGTGTGCCGAGTTACCCGAGCACTTCGCGGTTCTGGCAGGTGATCGACAAGCACAAGGTCAACATCTTCTACACCGCTCCGACCGCGCTGCGCGCACTGATGCGCGAAGGTGCCGGTCCGTTGCAGGAAACGTCGCGGCAAAGCCTCAGATTGCTCGGCAGTGTCGGTGAGCCGATCAACCCGGAAGCGTGGGAATGGTATTTCAACGTGGTCGGCGAACAGCGCTGCCCGATCGTCGATACGTGGTGGCAGACCGAGACCGGCGGCATCATGCTCAGCCCGCTGGTCAGCGCCCAGCGAATCAAACCGGGCTGCGCCACCCAGCCGATGTTCGGCGTGCAACCGGTGCTGCTCGACGAGCACGGCAAGGAAATCAAGGGGGCCGGCAGCGGCGTGCTGGCGATCAAGTCGAGCTGGCCGGCGCAGATCCGCAGCGTCTACGGCGATCCGCAGCGCATGGTCGACACCTACTTCAAGCCCTACCCCGGCTACTACTTCACCGGCGACGGCGCCCGCCGCGACGAGGACGGCGACTACTGGATCACCGGGCGCATCGACGACGTGATCAATGTCTCCGGTCATCGCATCGGCACCGCCGAGGTCGAAAGCGCGCTGGTGCTGCACGACAGCATCGCCGAAGCCGCCGTGGTCGGTTATCCCCACGACGTCAAAGGCCAGGGGATTTATGCGTTCGTCACACCCATGAACGGCACCGAACCCAACGACGAACTGAAGAAAGAACTGCTGGCCCACGTCAGCAAGGAGATTGGCAGCTTCGCCAAACCGGACCTGATCCAGTGGGCCCCGGCCCTGCCGAAAACCCGCTCGGGCAAGATCATGCGGCGGATCCTGCGCAAGATCGCCTGCAACGAACTCGACAGTCTCGGCGATACCTCGACCCTGGCGGATCCGAGTGTGGTGCAGGGCTTGATCGATAAACGCTTGAACCAGTAAGCGCAGCGGCAAGCGGCGAGCCTCAAGCTTGAAGCTCGCCGCTTGCAGCCGAGTTGCTGCTAAACTCCCGCGCCCCGATTCCCTCCAGCAAGGCGCAAGCATGTCTTCCCTGAATCAGGCGCTGCGCGCCGCCCTCGATCAACGCCAGGATCTGCTCGCCGAGCTGCACAGCCAGGGCACGGATTGCTATCGCCTGTTCCATGGCAGCCAGGAAGGTGCCGGCGGCCTGACCGTCGACCGCTATGGCCCGCAACTGATGGTGCAGAGTTTCCACCAGACGCTGGAACTCACCGACCTGCTGCAACTGCACGCCACGGTGAATGAAACGCTGGGCTTGCAAACCTTGCTGGTCTACAACGACCGCTCCCGTGGCAACTCGCGCATCGACCGCGAAGACAGCGTCTACCGCGCCGAAGATGCAGCACTGGTTGATCTGGTCGGCCACGAATGGGGCCTGAACTACCGCGTGCGCGGACGCCATGCCGGGCAGGATCCGCTGCTGTTCCTCGACCTGCGCAACACCCGCGGCTGGGTCAAGGATCACGCCAGGGGCAAAAGCGTGCTCAACCTGTTCGCCTACACCTGTGGCGTCGGCCTCAGCGCGGCTGCCGGCGGTGCCCGCGAGGTATGCAATCTGGATTTCGCCGAAGGCAACCTGGCCGTCGGACGCGAGAACGGCTTGCTCAATCCGCAACTGCCGACCATGGAATTCATTCAGTCCGACTACTTCCCGGCGATCCGTCAGTTGGCCGGGCTGCCGATCAGTCAGCGTCGCGGGCAGAAACTGCCGAGCTATCAACGCCTCGAACAGCGCCAGTACGATCTGGTATTGCTCGATCCACCCGCGTGGGCCAAGAGCGCGTTCGGCACTGTCGACCTGCTTCGCGATTATCAGAGCCTGCTCAAGCCAGCCCTGCTGACCACCGCCGAAAACGGCGTGCTGATCTGCTGCAACAACCTGGCAAAAGTCAGCATGGACGACTGGCGCGAACAGGTACTGCGTTGTGCCGAGAAGGCCGGGCGACCGGTGCGCGAGTGGAGCGTAATGAGCCCGGGCCGGGACTTCCCCTCACTGGACGGCAAACCGCCGCTCAAGACCCTGATTCTCCAGCTCTGACTCCCCCCCGGCAGGAGCCCCCTTCGGCAGCGCCTACAGACATTGCAGAAAAATCTGAATAATCCTGTCGCGCGCGATGTACTTCGGAACCGGAATCGCGTGCCATACTCCAAGGCACTCCGATTCAGACAGATGAAGCCGCACATGCCCAAAGGATTGATTCGCGCGATTGGCGCCCTGTTGACCGCTCTGGCCCTCTACAGCCTGCTGGGGTTTCTGATTCTGCCGGGCATTGCGCTGCGCATAGCCAACCAGCAACTGGCCAACCATGCAACGCTGCCTGCGCACCTCCAGCGTATCGAACTCAATCCGTTCAGCCTCGAAGTCACGCTTTGGGGCCTGGTCATCGGCGAACCGGGCAAGGAGCAGGTCGGTTTCGAGCGCCTGTACGCCAACCTGCAACTCGACAGTCTGTGGACAAAAGCCCTGCACCTGTCCGACATCGAACTCGACAAACCCAAGACCGAAGTCCTGTTCGCCAAGGACGGCAAGCTCAATCTGCTCGGTCTGTTCAAACTGCCGGCCAGCGAACCGACGCCGGCCGATCCGAATGCCAAGCCTTTTCCACTGCGCATCGACCGGATCAAACTAGCCGGCGGCAACGTGCATTTCCAGGATGCACGCCCGAGCGAGCCGATCGAATTCGTCTACGACAAGCTCGACTTCGAACTGAAAAATCTCAGCACCCTGCCCGACGACAACGCCGACATGACCCTGGTCGCCATCGGCCCGTCCGGTGGGCAGATCGACTGGAAAGGCAACTTCAGCCTGATCCCGATCGCCTCACAAGGAACGCTCAAGGTCACCGATGGCCAGATGAAAGCCTTCTGGCCCTACGTTCGCGACGCCGTACCGCTGGCGCTGGAAAACGGTGTGGTCAGCCTCAGTACCGACTACAAGCTCAACCTGTCCAAGGAAACCGAACTGCTGCTGAGCAACGTCTCGGTCAGCGTCGCGCCGTTTGCGATCAAGACCCCGGACGGACGTCCGCTGGCAAGACTCGACCGCCTCGACGTCAGCGAAACCACGGTGGACCTGGCCAAACAGCAAGTAGTGGTCGGCAAGATCCGCAGCCAGAAACTCGAAACCTGGGCCGCCCTTGAAGCGGACGGGCAACTGGACTGGCAGAAACTGTTCGCCAGTCAGCCGTCCAAACCGGCTGCCAAGGCTGCGGCGGAACCCAAGAGCACACCGGCGGCCGCCGATTCACCGAAAGCCGAACCGACCGCCCCCGGCAAGCCATGGCAAGTGCTGCTCAAGGACGTGCAACTGCGTGACTACAAAGTGCATCTGGCCGACCGCTCGGCGAAACCCGAAGTCACGCTGGACGTCACGCCGCTGAATGTCGACCTGCAGAATTTCGACAGTCTCAACGGCTCGCCCTTCAACCTCAAGCTCGATGCCGGCCTGGGCAAACAAGGCAAGATCAACGCCGACGGCGTGGTCAACCTGGCGCCGGTCACCGCCCAGCTCAACGTAAAAACCCAGGACATCGACCTGCGCGTCGCCCAGTCCTACATCAACTCGTTCATTCGTCTTGAACTGCGCAGCGGCATGCTCGGCAGCGACCTGAAAGTGAACCTGAAAAGCACCGAGCCGCTGGCATTCAGCGTCACCGGCCGCGCCCAGGTCGACCAACTGCACACTCTAGATACCCTGAAGACCCGCGACTTCCTCAAGTGGCAGCAAGTGGTGGTCGAAGGCCTGAACTATCAACATGGCGACAGCCTGTCGATCGACAGGATCAACCTGTTCCAGCCCTATGCGCGTTTCATGATCAACGATGACCGCACCACCAACATCGATGATTTGCTGATCCCGCAACCTGCCGATTCCGGGGCGAAAACGGCAGCGGCCAAACCAGCCAACAACTCGAAACCGCTGGGCATTCACATCGGTGGTATCGCGATCAATGACGGCTCGGCCAACTTTGCCGACTTCAGTCTGACCCCGAACTTCGCCACGGCAATCCAGCAACTCAACGGCCAGATCGGCACCATCGACAGTCGTCAGGCGAAACCGGCCAGCGTTGACGTCAAGGGCAAGGTCGACCGCTATGCGCCGGTGACGATCAAAGGCGCGGTCAACCCGTTCGACCCCATGGCCAGCCTTGATATCGCCACCAGTTTCAAACGGGTCGAACTGACCACCCTGACCCCCTACTCCGGCAAGTTCGCCGGTTACCGGATCCGCAAGGGCCGGCTCAATCTCGACCTGCACTACCTGATCACCAAGGGCCAGCTCAAGGCCGAGAACAAAGTAGTGGTCGAGCAACTGCAACTGGGCGAGAAAGTCGACAGCCCGGATGCCGTGAGCCTGCCGCTGAAACTGGCGATTGCACTGCTCAAGGATGTGGACGGCAAGATTTCCATCGAGCTGCCGGTCACCGGCGACCTCAACAACCCGCAATTCAGCGTGATGCCGATTATCTGGCAGACCCTGCGCAACCTGATCGTCAAGGCGGCGGCCGCGCCGTTCAAGTTGATTGGCGGACTGGTCAGCGGTGGCGGTTCAGAAGATCTGGGTACCGTGTCCTTCGCGCCAGGCTCCAGTGAACTGAACAAGGATGCCGAAGCGGCGCTGGTCAAATTGTCCCAGGCCTTGAAAGAGCGCCCGGCCCTGCGCCTGGAAATCGAAGGCACCGCAGCACAAAGCAGCGACGGCCCACTGATCGCCGAGCAACGTCTGGAACGCGAATACCAGTACAACTACTACAAGATGCTCCAGCGCCGTGGCGACAAAGTGCCGGCTCAGGCTTCGCTGATTCAGGTGCCGGATAACGAAAAAGGCCCGCTGCTCGAAGGCATCTACCGCACCCGTCTGAAAACCCAGCCACCAGCCGAATGGAAGGATCTGGGCAAGGAAGAACGCACGGCGAAAATGCGTGCCGACGTGATCAAGTTCTGGAGTAGCAGCGACGTGCTGTTGCGCCAGCTCGGTCAGGAACGAGCCAGCAGCATCAAGGATTATCTGGTGGACAAGGGCCAGTTGGCCGATGACCGCGTGTACTTCATCGACGCCAATCTTGGCGAAGCGCAAAGCGACGGCCGCGTGGTGACGCAAATGCATCTGGACGCCGAGTGATGAACAATCAATGGCTGGCTGCAATGGCGTTGGCGCTTGTCGCCAGCCAGGCTTCGGCATCCGATACCCTGCGCTGCGGCAGCCAGTTGGTGAGCCTCGGCGACCGCGCCAGCGAAGTGTTGCAAAAGTGCGGCGAGCCGATCAGTCGCGATGTGCTGGGCTACAAGCGCAGCGCCAATCGCCGTGAAGAGTTTCAGGTCGAGGAGTGGACCTACGGCCCGAGCAATGGCATGTACCAATACCTGCGCTTCGAGGGCAATCGCCTGCGGCAGATCAACAGCAAGCGCGGTAACTGACTCCACCACTTTCCTATCCCTGAAATAGAACAGGCCCCGACACGAATGCCGGGGCCTGTAATGGCCACAATCCGTGTGGCCGTTCGCATGAACTCTAAAGTGCGGCAGACGTATTGCTCGGCCCGCCTGTCGCGTCTTCTCCCGGTCCAGGCGAGAAGTCTTGCCTTACTCGGCTTTCAGGCCGTCAGCGGAGACCGCTTTCACACCTTTGATTTTCTTGGTGATGTCTACGGCCATTTTTTTCTGTGCTTCTGTCACTGCAACAGTGGAGGACAGAGACACGACGCCTTTGTTGGTTTCTACTTTGATGTCAGTGCCTGGAATGCCTTTTTCAGTGACCAGGTCGCTTTTGACTTTGGTGGTGATCCAGGTGTCGGAAGTAGCTTCTTTGGCCTTGGTCATTTCACCGGCAGCCAGAGTCATTGGAGCCTGGGTCGCCTGGGTGGATTGTGCGAATGCGCCGGTGGCCATGGTCAGGGTCAGCGCGGTAGCAGCAGCGGCAGTGATAGCGAACTTCTTCATACGAGTAACTCCTGTTTTTCTGGAAAGTCTGCTGGGTGTCTTGTCAGCAGGGTTACTGGAAGTATTGCGAACGCTGTGCCAACTTTTGAAAATACAATAAACTCTTATAAATCAATAATTTAGTGAAATTAAAAATTTTCGGAATCATGCAAATTGCATGACCCTTGAATTATCTACATGCAAGTTGCGGTTTTTGGGAAAGTTCCTAACACGCTGAAAAGATTGAAGCTTTTTTGTGAAGCACCGCAAAAGAAAATGCCCCGCAAAGCGGGGCATTTGATGAGCAGAGGTCAAGCAATCAAGTACCGCTGCCAGGGCAACCTTTAGGGGCGTAGTCAGGGTTGACTGTCGAGGCGCAGCTCCAGACGCCCGCGGTGTTACCCGTCGCACCGCCAGAACGGGTCAGCGTGATGGTCTTGCCCAGTACCGGAGCCGGTGCGTTGGCCAGAGTGCAGACTATGGTGCCAGCTCCAGAAGACGCAGTACCCGAGGCAGTGACTGTGCCGCAGTTGGTTGTCGAATAGGATGCGTTACCGGTCACCAGCGTCAGCGTCGGGTCTGTACCTTGATTGATGGTGTCCTCGAACGGCACTTTCAGCGCGCTGATTTCCGCCAGACCTGCCGTCACTTTCGACCGTGCCTGGTACTTGGTGTATTGCGGCAGGGCAATGGTCGCCAGGATGCCGATGATCGCCACGACGATCAGCAGCTCGATGAGAGTGAAACCTTGTTGTTTTTTCATAGACACGCTCCATGCATGAGTCGGAATCTCATGATCTGAACAGGACTCAGCACAGCCCGTGCCAAGGCGCCCGCAGCCGCACAGGCTGGGCGCGATCACGCTATCGCGGGGTTTCCTACAACCTGTAACCGCACTATCTGACACTTTTTGTCACCTGCACCGGAGAGGTTTGGCGCTGTCACTTGACTAGGCTATAAGTCATGAACTGTCTGCATCCGGGATTCCCATGAATGACATCGCTCTGAGCGGCCTGGCCAAACAGCTGGTCCAGGCCGAACTGCTCACGGAAAAAGTCGCCCAGCAAGCCTGGCAGCAGGCCCAGCGCAATCGCCTGTCGCTGGTCAGCTATCTGGTACAGAACAAACTGGTGAAGAGCTGGCAGGTCGTCGAAATTGCCTCGGAGCATTTCGGCATGGCATTCCTCGACCTCAACTGCCTGGACAAGGAAACCCAGCCCAAGGGCCTGGTCAGTGAAAAACTGGTGCGCCAGCATCACGCCCTGCCCCTGTGGCGGCGAGGCAACAAGCTGTTCGTGGGCATTTCCGACCCGAGCAATCACCAGGCGATCAACGACATTCAATTCAGCACCGGGCTGAGCACCGAAGCCATTCTGGTGGAGGACGACAAGCTCACCGACGCCATCGAAAAGTTCTTCGACACCCACGCTTCCGGTCTGGAAGACATGGCCGATGTCGACCTTGAAGGACTGGACGTCGAGTCAGTCGATGACAGCAAACAGGACGCCATCGGTGGGATGGACGCCGACGATGCTCCGGTGGTGCGCTTCGTCCACAAGATGCTGCTGGACGCGATCAAAAGCGGCTCTTCCGACCTGCACTTCGAGCCCTACGAAAAGAACTACCGGGTGCGGGTACGTACCGACGGCATCCTGCGTGAAGTGGCCAGGCCACCGATCCAGCTGGCCGGGCGTATCGCTGCACGTCTGAAGGTCATGGCCAGCCTCGACATCTCCGAACGTCGCAAGCCCCAGGACGGGCGTTTGAAGATGCGTCTGTCAAAAACCAAGTCGATCGATTTCCGGGTCAATACCCTGCCGACCCTGTGGGGCGAAAAAGTGGTGATTCGGATCCTCGACCCCTCCAGCGCCCAGATCGGCATCGACGCCCTCGGTTATGAGCCGGAGCAGAAAGAGTTGTACCTCGCCGCCCTGAAGCAGCCACAGGGCATGATTCTGGTTACCGGCCCTACCGGTTCAGGCAAGACCGTGTCGCTGTACACCGGGCTCAACATCCTCAATACCGTCGACATCAACATTTCCACCGCCGAAGACCCGGTGGAGATCAACATGGAAGGCATCAACCAGGTCAACGTCAATCCGAAGCAGGGCCTGGATTTCGCCCAGGCGCTGCGCTCGTTCCTGCGCCAGGACCCGGACGTGATCATGGTCGGCGAGATTCGCGATCTGGAGACCGCGGAAATCGCCATCAAGGCGGCGCAGACCGGTCACCTGGTCCTCTCCACACTGCACACCAACAGCGCCGCCGAAACGCTCACGCGTTTGCACAACATGGGCATCCCCGGCTTCAACATCGCTACATCGGTCAGCCTGATCATCGCCCAGCGTCTGGCACGCAAGCTGTGCAGCCATTGCCGAAAACCCATCGAGATTCCCCGCGAAACCTTGCTCAAGGAAGGCTTCCCCGAGGAACGCATCGGCAGTTTCACGATCTATGAGCCCGTCGGTTGCGATCAATGCAACGGCGGCTACAAGGGCCGCACCGGCATCTATGAAGTGGTCAGGAATACTCCCGAACTGCAGCGGCTGATCATGGCCGAAGGCAACTCACTGGAAATCGACAGCCAGATGCGCCTGGACGGCTTCAACGACCTGCGCACCTCGGGACTGATCAAGGCCATGCAGGGCATCACCAGCCTTGAAGAAATCAACCGGGTCACCAAGGACTGAACATGGCCGTCAAGGCAGCGAAAATCAGCGTCTACGCCTGGGAAGGCACGGACAGGAAAGGCAGCCGGATCACTGGCGAACTGAGCGGACAAAGCCCCGCGCTGATCAAGGCACAGTTGCGCAAACAAGGCATCAACCCCGGCAAGGTGCGCAAGAAATCCGCGTCGTTGATGAACTTCGGCAAGCGCATCAAGCCTCTGGATATCGCCCTCTTCACCCGGCAAATGGCGACCATGATGAAGGCCGGCGTGCCATTGCTGCAGTCGTTCGACATCATTGGCGAGGGCTTTGACAATCCGGCCATGCGCAAGCTGGTGGACGAGGTCAAACAGGAAGTCGCCGCCGGTAACAGCTTCGCCGCGGCCCTGCGCAAGAAGCCGCAATACTTCGACGAGTTGTACTGCAACCTGGTGGATGCCGGCGAGCAGTCCGGTGCCCTAGACACCCTGCTCGAACGTGTGGCGACCTACAAGGAAAAGAGCGAAAGCCTCAAGGCCAAGATCAAGAAGGCCATGACCTACCCCACCGCCGTGGTTCTGGTAGCCGCGGTCGTCACCGCAATTCTGCTGGTGAAAGTGGTGCCGCAGTTCCAGTCGGTGTTTTCCGGCTTCGGTGCCGAACTGCCGGCGTTCACCCTGATGGTGATCGGCCTGTCGGAATTCATGCAGCAATGGTGGTGGGCGATTCTCGGCGTGCTGGTCGCAGCTTTTTTCGGC includes the following:
- the pgi gene encoding glucose-6-phosphate isomerase — its product is MAYYRTPHDVTALPAWQALKDHRQAMQDFSMREAFNADPQRFNQFTLSSCGLFLDYSKNLINAETRNLLVGLANEVDLKGAIKALFDGEIVNSSEGRPALHTALRRPVGDKLSVNGVNVMPEVHKVLNQITDLVGRIHDGLWRGYTEKPITDVVNIGIGGSFLGPELVSEALLSYAQKGVRCHYLANIDGSEFHELTQKLRAETTLFIVSSKSFNTLETLKNAQAARAWYLAQGGSEAELYRHFIAVSSNNAAAVAFGIREENIFPMWDWVGGRYSLWSAIGLPIALAIGMSNFKELLSGAYTMDQHFQSAPFEQNMPVLLALLGVWYGNFWGAQSHAILPYDHYLRNITKHLQQLDMESNGKSVRQDGTAVSTDTGPVIWGGVGCNGQHAYHQLLHQGTQLIPADFIVPIVSFNPVSDHHQWLYANCLSQSQALMLGKTLPEAEAELRDKGMSEDQVQKLAPHKVIPGNRPSNTLVVERISPRRLGALVAMYEHKVFVQSVVWGINAFDQWGVELGKELGKGVYNRLVGSEETAAEDASTQGLINYFRGRHRG
- the acs gene encoding acetate--CoA ligase, giving the protein MFDISTFPKADAVRRAAQLSQDDYQRLYRESIEHPSTFWAEQATRFLDWSTPWQTVQRYDLKTGQAAWFAGGKLNVSYNCIDRHLEKRGDQTAILWEGDDPAESTQITYSKLHHHVCRLANVLKSRGVKKGDRVCIYMPMIPEAAYAMLACARIGAIHSVVFGGFSPDSLRDRILDADCRTVITADEGVRGGKFVPLKHNVDKALQSCPNVGTVVVVERTQNKVNWVEGRDLWYHQAVRDVSDDCPPEPMDAEDPLFILYTSGSTGKPKGVLHTTGGYLLQAAMTFKYVLDYRDGEVFWCTADVGWVTGHSYIVYGPLANGATTLIFEGVPSYPSTSRFWQVIDKHKVNIFYTAPTALRALMREGAGPLQETSRQSLRLLGSVGEPINPEAWEWYFNVVGEQRCPIVDTWWQTETGGIMLSPLVSAQRIKPGCATQPMFGVQPVLLDEHGKEIKGAGSGVLAIKSSWPAQIRSVYGDPQRMVDTYFKPYPGYYFTGDGARRDEDGDYWITGRIDDVINVSGHRIGTAEVESALVLHDSIAEAAVVGYPHDVKGQGIYAFVTPMNGTEPNDELKKELLAHVSKEIGSFAKPDLIQWAPALPKTRSGKIMRRILRKIACNELDSLGDTSTLADPSVVQGLIDKRLNQ
- a CDS encoding class I SAM-dependent rRNA methyltransferase — encoded protein: MSSLNQALRAALDQRQDLLAELHSQGTDCYRLFHGSQEGAGGLTVDRYGPQLMVQSFHQTLELTDLLQLHATVNETLGLQTLLVYNDRSRGNSRIDREDSVYRAEDAALVDLVGHEWGLNYRVRGRHAGQDPLLFLDLRNTRGWVKDHARGKSVLNLFAYTCGVGLSAAAGGAREVCNLDFAEGNLAVGRENGLLNPQLPTMEFIQSDYFPAIRQLAGLPISQRRGQKLPSYQRLEQRQYDLVLLDPPAWAKSAFGTVDLLRDYQSLLKPALLTTAENGVLICCNNLAKVSMDDWREQVLRCAEKAGRPVREWSVMSPGRDFPSLDGKPPLKTLILQL
- a CDS encoding DUF748 domain-containing protein, giving the protein MKPHMPKGLIRAIGALLTALALYSLLGFLILPGIALRIANQQLANHATLPAHLQRIELNPFSLEVTLWGLVIGEPGKEQVGFERLYANLQLDSLWTKALHLSDIELDKPKTEVLFAKDGKLNLLGLFKLPASEPTPADPNAKPFPLRIDRIKLAGGNVHFQDARPSEPIEFVYDKLDFELKNLSTLPDDNADMTLVAIGPSGGQIDWKGNFSLIPIASQGTLKVTDGQMKAFWPYVRDAVPLALENGVVSLSTDYKLNLSKETELLLSNVSVSVAPFAIKTPDGRPLARLDRLDVSETTVDLAKQQVVVGKIRSQKLETWAALEADGQLDWQKLFASQPSKPAAKAAAEPKSTPAAADSPKAEPTAPGKPWQVLLKDVQLRDYKVHLADRSAKPEVTLDVTPLNVDLQNFDSLNGSPFNLKLDAGLGKQGKINADGVVNLAPVTAQLNVKTQDIDLRVAQSYINSFIRLELRSGMLGSDLKVNLKSTEPLAFSVTGRAQVDQLHTLDTLKTRDFLKWQQVVVEGLNYQHGDSLSIDRINLFQPYARFMINDDRTTNIDDLLIPQPADSGAKTAAAKPANNSKPLGIHIGGIAINDGSANFADFSLTPNFATAIQQLNGQIGTIDSRQAKPASVDVKGKVDRYAPVTIKGAVNPFDPMASLDIATSFKRVELTTLTPYSGKFAGYRIRKGRLNLDLHYLITKGQLKAENKVVVEQLQLGEKVDSPDAVSLPLKLAIALLKDVDGKISIELPVTGDLNNPQFSVMPIIWQTLRNLIVKAAAAPFKLIGGLVSGGGSEDLGTVSFAPGSSELNKDAEAALVKLSQALKERPALRLEIEGTAAQSSDGPLIAEQRLEREYQYNYYKMLQRRGDKVPAQASLIQVPDNEKGPLLEGIYRTRLKTQPPAEWKDLGKEERTAKMRADVIKFWSSSDVLLRQLGQERASSIKDYLVDKGQLADDRVYFIDANLGEAQSDGRVVTQMHLDAE
- a CDS encoding DUF2845 domain-containing protein encodes the protein MNNQWLAAMALALVASQASASDTLRCGSQLVSLGDRASEVLQKCGEPISRDVLGYKRSANRREEFQVEEWTYGPSNGMYQYLRFEGNRLRQINSKRGN
- a CDS encoding BON domain-containing protein — translated: MKKFAITAAAATALTLTMATGAFAQSTQATQAPMTLAAGEMTKAKEATSDTWITTKVKSDLVTEKGIPGTDIKVETNKGVVSLSSTVAVTEAQKKMAVDITKKIKGVKAVSADGLKAE
- a CDS encoding pilin, encoding MKKQQGFTLIELLIVVAIIGILATIALPQYTKYQARSKVTAGLAEISALKVPFEDTINQGTDPTLTLVTGNASYSTTNCGTVTASGTASSGAGTIVCTLANAPAPVLGKTITLTRSGGATGNTAGVWSCASTVNPDYAPKGCPGSGT